A section of the Pseudomonas sp. FP453 genome encodes:
- the yedA gene encoding drug/metabolite exporter YedA, translated as MPGPSRFPLPLIAAFFALYVIWGSTYLVIRIGVEYWPPLMLGGIRFLAAGAVMYGYLRWRGVPAPTWEQWKACAKIGILLLTFGNGAVTLAEHSGVSSGVAALAVATVPLFTLLCGYFWGARNTRLEWAGVILGIAGIAMLNMGSTLQSSPMGAALLLFAAASWAFGSVWSRRLPLPQGAMASAAEMLVAGVTLLIGSALTGERLQAMPPLEGWLALAYLAVFGSIIAFNAYMYLLKHVRPAAATSYAYVNPAVAVLLGIVFVGETIGMEEALAMLVIISAVLLISLPQWRKPKPEIR; from the coding sequence ATGCCTGGCCCAAGTCGCTTTCCCTTACCGTTGATCGCCGCCTTTTTTGCGTTGTATGTGATTTGGGGTTCCACCTACCTGGTGATCCGCATCGGCGTGGAGTACTGGCCGCCGTTGATGCTCGGCGGGATTCGCTTTTTGGCGGCGGGGGCGGTGATGTATGGCTATCTGCGCTGGCGCGGGGTGCCGGCGCCGACGTGGGAGCAGTGGAAGGCGTGCGCGAAGATCGGCATTTTGCTGCTGACCTTCGGCAACGGCGCGGTGACGTTGGCCGAGCATTCCGGGGTGTCGTCCGGGGTGGCCGCGCTGGCGGTGGCGACGGTGCCGTTGTTTACCTTGCTCTGTGGTTATTTCTGGGGCGCGCGTAATACCCGTCTGGAGTGGGCCGGGGTAATTCTGGGGATTGCCGGTATCGCCATGCTCAATATGGGCAGCACCTTGCAATCGAGCCCGATGGGCGCTGCTTTGTTGCTGTTTGCCGCCGCTTCGTGGGCGTTCGGCTCGGTGTGGAGCCGGCGTCTGCCGTTGCCCCAAGGCGCAATGGCCAGTGCGGCGGAGATGTTGGTGGCGGGCGTTACGCTGTTGATCGGCAGCGCGCTGACCGGTGAACGCCTGCAAGCCATGCCGCCGTTGGAGGGCTGGCTGGCCCTGGCGTACCTGGCCGTGTTCGGTTCGATCATCGCCTTCAACGCCTATATGTACCTGCTCAAACACGTGCGTCCGGCAGCGGCGACCAGTTACGCCTATGTGAACCCAGCGGTGGCGGTGTTGCTCGGGATCGTATTCGTCGGCGAAACCATCGGCATGGAAGAAGCCCTGGCGATGCTGGTGATCATCAGCGCGGTCCTGCTGATCAGCCTGCCCCAGTGGCGCAAGCCCAAGCCCGAAATAAGGTAA